A stretch of the uncultured Desulfobacter sp. genome encodes the following:
- a CDS encoding OmpH family outer membrane protein → MKKSIIIPAVLMIAAMFTCSAFAADAAKIGVVSFEKILKESSAGKVMQKDLKAKLTELQGKLQAEEKKVKDMSAALEREALVLSAEKKLERQRELRDKADDLKKMNADYTQEMKILQNKRMNQMQKEVFDIANELGKAQGYTLIIEQKVAGVIYAADQVDITDQVIKKYNSTYAKKK, encoded by the coding sequence ATGAAAAAAAGCATTATTATTCCCGCAGTTTTGATGATTGCTGCAATGTTTACTTGCAGCGCTTTTGCAGCGGATGCGGCTAAAATCGGTGTGGTTAGTTTTGAAAAAATTTTGAAGGAATCCAGTGCCGGCAAAGTGATGCAAAAAGACCTCAAGGCCAAGCTTACTGAACTTCAGGGAAAACTCCAGGCTGAGGAAAAAAAAGTTAAAGACATGTCTGCCGCCTTGGAACGAGAAGCGCTTGTTCTTAGTGCTGAAAAGAAACTTGAACGTCAGAGGGAATTGCGGGACAAGGCGGATGACCTAAAAAAAATGAATGCCGACTATACCCAGGAAATGAAGATTCTTCAGAATAAGCGGATGAATCAAATGCAAAAAGAGGTCTTTGACATCGCCAACGAATTAGGCAAGGCCCAAGGGTATACGTTAATCATTGAACAAAAAGTCGCCGGTGTTATCTATGCTGCAGATCAAGTGGATATCACGGATCAGGTAATCAAAAAATACAATTCAACATACGCGAAGAAAAAATAA
- the lpxD gene encoding UDP-3-O-(3-hydroxymyristoyl)glucosamine N-acyltransferase produces the protein MLTAEQIAAMVNARIHGDPGTIISGVSSFDDAGPSDLTFAVDHSFFSRLDETKAGMILVPNDAPEVSGITLLYTANPKLAFFKVVEHLMPEEPLKEFIHPSAVIADDCIIGQGTRIDAHVSIGPGCTIGSHVHIMANTVIGKQCRINDSCRISSNVTLVDKTRIGKQSIIHPNCVIGSDGFGFVQDGYAHAKLVHTGYVHIGDCCEIGACNTIDRGTLGITRIGNGVKTDNQVHIAHNVKIGDNTLVVAQVGIAGSTTIGKNVIIAGKAGISGHLKIGDGAIVGPYAGVSANVSPGDIVSGIPHMSHKIWLKVSRIIPRLPSLRTRLLSLEKRLKKLESNRTEQP, from the coding sequence ATGCTTACAGCAGAACAAATTGCTGCAATGGTCAATGCCCGGATACATGGGGATCCGGGTACAATCATTTCCGGGGTATCCTCCTTTGACGATGCCGGGCCAAGTGATCTTACCTTTGCAGTGGATCACTCTTTTTTTTCCAGGCTTGATGAAACAAAGGCAGGAATGATCCTTGTTCCCAATGACGCCCCTGAGGTTTCCGGCATCACACTTCTTTACACGGCTAATCCGAAACTCGCTTTTTTTAAGGTCGTGGAACACCTGATGCCTGAGGAGCCGCTGAAAGAATTTATTCACCCTTCGGCGGTAATTGCAGATGACTGTATTATCGGCCAGGGCACACGCATTGATGCTCATGTCAGTATCGGGCCCGGCTGCACCATCGGCAGTCATGTTCACATCATGGCCAATACGGTGATCGGGAAACAATGCCGGATCAATGATTCCTGCCGGATCAGTTCCAATGTTACCCTAGTCGATAAAACACGGATCGGCAAGCAGTCCATTATTCATCCCAATTGTGTTATCGGCTCTGACGGGTTTGGATTTGTCCAGGACGGCTACGCCCATGCTAAACTGGTACATACAGGGTACGTCCATATCGGTGATTGTTGTGAAATTGGAGCCTGTAATACCATTGACAGGGGAACCTTAGGCATAACCCGTATCGGAAACGGCGTTAAAACGGACAATCAGGTTCATATCGCCCACAATGTTAAAATCGGGGATAATACACTTGTGGTGGCCCAGGTGGGTATTGCCGGGAGCACAACCATTGGTAAAAATGTAATTATTGCAGGCAAAGCCGGTATTTCCGGCCATCTTAAGATAGGAGACGGGGCCATTGTCGGTCCCTATGCCGGCGTCAGCGCCAATGTTTCTCCAGGCGATATCGTTTCAGGTATCCCCCATATGTCCCATAAAATTTGGCTTAAAGTATCCCGTATCATACCCCGGCTACCCAGTTTAAGAACACGACTGCTTTCCCTTGAAAAACGGCTGAAAAAGCTGGAAAGCAACCGGACGGAGCAACCATGA